The Candidatus Nezhaarchaeota archaeon DNA window GAAGTCGCCTACCTTGAAGCTAGGATTAATGATATAAAAACAAGAATTCAGATGATAGGGGAGAAAAATAGATTTGCAGCAGGCTTCTATGCAGGCTTCGTTAAGGGCTTCATGATTGGAATAATAACATCAATAGTGCTACTTACGATAATATTAATTAGCTTCCCTCTATGAGAGGTGATGATATGTCATTGAAAAGCGAAGAGGAAATAAAGATACCGATGGTTATAGCGCCACCAGAGATTTCTCAACTGCATTTAAGGCTTGATGCAATAGATGAGAAGGTGGATTTCGTGCTTGGCGAAGTGGCTCAGAAAGAAGGTTTAAGGTTAGGTGGCCATATAGGCTTCCTCTACGGCTTTCTAACAGGGTCTATGATAATGTTGATACTAAAATTCTTACTTCACGTGCTATGAGCATAACGAATGACCAATGAGGAGATATGGGGTTTAAACCTTTTCTATTTTACAAAATTCTTAATTCTTACTTTTTTAGTAAGTAGCTTTCAATTAAGACTTCGTGCTTCTCGCTCTCTTCTATTTCTTTGAAGCTCCATCCTTAAACCTAATATGCAACCCATGCCTCTATTACCTCCTAAAGGGTTATGAGGAGTACCTAGCGAATGCATGCATCTTGCCATTACATTAGCCCCCAAGGCCAAACCATCCTCGACGAAAACCACTCTTCTATTGATATCGTCTTTAAATAAACCGAGGTCATGTATGTACTTAAGTACTAAGTATGGTTTTAAGCCCGTGATTCCAGCTCGACCGGTTATCCCTATGGTGTATTTGTGGTTTA harbors:
- the mtrG gene encoding tetrahydromethanopterin S-methyltransferase subunit G, translated to MSLKSEEEIKIPMVIAPPEISQLHLRLDAIDEKVDFVLGEVAQKEGLRLGGHIGFLYGFLTGSMIMLILKFLLHVL
- the mtrF gene encoding tetrahydromethanopterin S-methyltransferase subunit F, translating into MSKRPKEAYTAEVAYLEARINDIKTRIQMIGEKNRFAAGFYAGFVKGFMIGIITSIVLLTIILISFPL